The window CATATCTTTGACCTTGATCAAGTTAGTTGATTTTAAAATGAAGATATGTCCAGAATTTCAGGAAGTGTTTTCCTGGCAAAGCTTTCTTCAGCGAAACTTTTAATAATTGTTCTAAAGGTGACTGTCACACAATAATATAATGTAGCATAAGGCTTATCAACCCATATATTCATAAAACGTGTCATGATCAGGTCGGAGGAGAGACATTCTTtagatctaaacactgtctctcgaCCGAAAGACAAAGtgtatttagcttaagtgttgaaaaaacatgaaatcattattaaaacaaccATTCCATTACAGTcacattattcattcatttaaacaacttgttgtttcaagtaaactttaaaagaaacacattttcaCAGAAGTCTGCTTAAGCATAATGACgcttaaacaaaattcccaaataatttagattttgaaaatttgataaaagaaagataattttctttctttgaaataaatttgcgcattctaaaatGAGAGTTTAATTATTCTTTTATTGATATTCATTGCTTAAGCAAATTAGAGTCTTTCGAtctaaagacattttgtctttcgattgagagacaatgtttagatcaaGAGAATGTCTCTTAATCCAGATGAAGTCTTCAACCTGGTGATAGTGAACCTGAAAATATGAacccaattttttcaaaaaattctttTCTAATGTTACTATTATATCCCGATCAAGTTAAAATACGCCGATCCAGCCCAGATGTGTGACTACTTAAATACAGACTGGGCACATCTCCCGATCGAGGTATATTGCATCGATTGGACTATTTTACTTCGATCGGGGTAATACAATGTGCACgaacagaaaacaaaagttttagtTTTTCTGGTAAAGTGCTTACATTTACATCTTAACTGATATATCATCAGTAAACACAGTGAGATGTAATCTTGTTACacggcaatgtatatttaagtagcagatgataaaaaaaaatctaaactcacAGTTTCTTTAAAGATTTCCAAACGTTCGTGTCTAATCCCGACAAATCCATGTTATTTTTAACAATTTGCTAGTCACATTGCTGACCTCAGGCTCAGAAAGAGGATAAAATTTCTCATGAAATACAACTGTGCTCGggtttttcatgcaaaacaaatgTCATGTGTCGCTAATTGCTGACAAACATATTTACCGGTGCGTAGCAAGTtggacattttgttatgttactAGTACCctataatttttacaaatggTGTTGTTCctccttttatttatttgttgataaTAATTACACATAACGTTTAACAAACAAGAAACCAATCTTGACTGTTTAAAACAAAGGAGcttgtaggtaagtcagttatcgtTCTCGTAATAGGTCTGCATGGTtgttatagacctgtgaggagatttgaaaacctcgctcgctacgctcgctcggttcagaaattcctcacaggtctataacaACCATGCATACCTTTTcgtcgaacaataactattacatattttacattctgtttttgtttgtttacattgcgcctaacatgtgcacacggTCGTGTCGTTTGGACCGGAAGTTCATTAGGGAAGCTCatccaagtttttttctgtaacgttgacgaaagcattaAATATGTGATGTGTCtatgtaatttgaaatattgacAGACTGTGACTGGTGTActatggaagataaattaccacttcaatatgcatagtacccagTTACCAAAAtgtgcgttttaggtgagaaatgcgcgactgaaatgggttagtgtattttcccgttcatgaccatgtaCAGTGActttttctttctgatctggtgcctgTGGGCCGTCATACGACACATAAGTCCTAAGGTGtagaacatttacatatttaatatataatttaattcaCCAAATATGAGTATATATTACTTGCttttgttccttctcttgagaaggtaCACTTAGAATTgcaattggtaagtcacacttgactgagcaactgacctcgaaaactgttgtcattacaagctgatCAATCAAAcaccgtgaccttagaaataacctctgacgttaaattGATTCTTTCCTAACTGTGGCAACTATCTGGgtgaacgcgctccgcggattacatattactaaaccaaaacccgaggatggaaaagaggcgttgttgaaacatgccaaacatctcatttgtcacaaaggttaacatacgtcgttaccttcgaacgcatggtcaatatgtgaaaacaagcCCCATTGCaaccctctcattgtgcgcaacaaattcacgcatcgaatgccGGGATgtcactcacacacacacacacacacacacacacacacacagagagagatttaggacagatactaaattatagccatgaatttcttgatcaatgaccactaagtttgttgtgtgcgaggacgtagactgttagcgcatcaaatcactacaATATGatgttaaacagaagaaaataaAGCGAATACATGTCAATAAGATAGAATGGTCTTGTTCTTGCGtccaatcctggggttccacacactgatgaccaatatttaaaaaagacattgcaaccaaaattttacaagatgatcattatatatttatatagatgtgccctagaaggaacttttgctatgctttaacttgttcaATGAGTTATTGGAATATCACGgtaaaatgtatttggtatttagAAATTAAATATATTCCTTTACTGTTAAGAAACTATAAATGagtaaaatttagtcaaaatgtgaaataaaacgaaagtttgtttgttttacatgcaagatcgAAATATATGTCGCTCGTGGGcacaatatattacatttttggtGCCCAATCGATGTACAAATACTCTATAGTCTAGCTAAAACATATGCAATATTTACCAaggaaaaatgttttctttttgttttcttttactcaAGGAACTGATGAATACGGCGAACACATTCCGGGCTCAATGTATCGCAACATGTGGTCCATTGCTCCTAAGGAAGCTGCTGAGTATGAAGATTACACCTTTGAGGAACATTTTGGAAAACTCTTGCCGTCATATTTACCAAGGGAATTCTTCCGACGTTATATTGACGGTatctatatttatttctttactaaagattttatgaagttttaaaaTGCATATACCTTGTATATTACCGTCATTGTTTATTTATCTTTTCAATAATTGCAATTCAGTGGAGATTCGATACGATTTTaaatttgtattgttttgtattttattttgctctataGTATTATAGCTGCGCCTAAGATTTCTATTCCGgaagtaaatttagtgttttattacCGTTTTTGTCCAGTAATGTAAATTTCGTACCTGAAAATAGCTATAGGAGGTTCAAGTATAAAAACACTTACTCTGTTTGGGAGATTATTCGGAGATTATGTTGAATTCGTGTTTATAAGTTAACCTTTAGCTGAgtacggtctgcactgttcgctgttcagtcagtaaactttcagtgaacaccccttcggataataaatggtattgcctaaattgaatgatggaccagtccattttagaaatttagcttgCTAAGGGTTCAATCATCGCAGAGCAAAGGAACTATCATATTATTTAcaaggatcatttaatctacatgCAAAATTAAGGATTTTAtgggaaatatgatgaaaatgaaATCTGTAACATTCTTTCCaatcatagaacgcaaccaagcaaaggTATTGCCGAGTCTATTCATGAAAGGTAATTAAGCAAAATAAAGGtccaatagtactaaataggtaatcaagcagcactccCGGGCTAGTCGGATAAAGGCGAAaagaaaaaatccattttttttccatgttaaagtggcatttttatgttttatgtaagccagttcctgtttttatttcattgtggacctatacttgacattttggtagcattttcaatgAGATTCTTTGCATTAACAgacatgtaaacaaaccttattactcatgtgttcatacccacattttagctgtcagtttggaagatatttcaTAGTGTTGAACTGTCAGACAAAAATCTGTCATAGAAGATACATGAACCCTACATTTCTTGTGTTTTTTGAtagtttataggtcatttaagaacataaggctagtttTTTTTAgaatgggcctggctatgtgttacagctctcagaagattgttgaTTTTATATAGATCATACagatagcaaatttatttacaactgtataACCTAAAAGCGAAAGTTTCTAGACATTTCTGACATCCTGAAATCTCATGACAAAAGTACGGAACAAAAAGTTTTAAGGTTTTAATTAAAAGAACCAGTTCAAAATCTGTATAAATGAGcctttgtgttttgtgattcagtcaaatgcattttatggctgatgttaatcaactataaacaaaacatgatgtcCTTAATCAGTCAAATTATAATTGCAaaattccagtctgcactgtaagtagctttgtcaGTTAATAAAACGCCTCGATTATATTATTTCCAACCAATTTGCACGAATGTAGCCTTTATAATTTTGTGATCAGTTGTCCAGTTATGATTTAATCAGCAAATACTTAAGTAACTGAGAAGCTGGCAAAAACAAAAAAGCATTAGTAATGTCGAAGTGCAGAAAATGTAGAAGTTAAGGGTAGTAGACAAGACAAAATCGTTACTCGGCTTGTTGATGACCGGATAGTTTTACGAGATATACGCTGTCTcaaaaaatccatatcaggctcgagcttcatTCTCGCCTAGTCGCGATTCCCTTGACAGCGTATGCCACCGTATCCGGTCACCAACAAGCCGAGTGACTTATAACTAATAATGCTACAATTACAtcttattctatacctattttatctatccaatcgcgaacgttcatttgcaacacgtgaccgtacaatatattacggtatttggatgcacgtgtgtacaaaaatcctgtattttctgtatttggacgcacgcgcgtacaaaaaatcctgtattttctgtatttggacggtccaacagtcccatgttaaacatacgataaagtccgaaaagcgtgaaaatgttccgaatgtaaatcggatgaagtaggcgctctatgtacagagtttgattatgcgtcttgaaatctggatttaatttgagctttttttgtttacaacacacaaaaacgattcaagggataacaatgctatctgatttagatattaaaacgttcgttaataatcaaaaacttaaaaatacagtaaaaaggatcatcagatgttggaatatttgaaaattcgctaaaagaagccgttccgaacgaaacctagaaattggtatcagccctgactgtctgaatagctacctcagcagtttttatttaacggttaagaaacacaatggagaagattatgaatggcagcggatgggcggtcagcatccaaaacatgtctgctctataattcagttttcgtcggatcttcaccaaacatgctgacaatgtttgtgggcattacatctcggccaatttcgataaccagccaaattgtaccaggcactctttgattatagtgcttgaattactcgaaaaacgggaaatttagccttgtccgctcttttaagtcgaacagttttcatccgatcttcaccaaacttgctgacaatgtttgtgggcataatatctcagccaagtattattaccacccaaatcgcctaatggctgttgtagggaggttgcaccatatactttttttaatggtgatacgcagaaaaaaaaaaacattcaatgaattacttatattatgtatgaagtgaaataaatatagaataaaaaggttatctaaGGTCTAACAtagttctgtataatatatatttgcacttatacaaagctgggaaaaactagaaaaggcaggaatacaatattcagtgaaatattatttttaatttaaactattattatagtaagataaaatagatatagaataaaaaggttatttaacattgtactgtacaatacgagatatatttggactcgtactcagctgagaaaaccatattgaactcgcctagcggctcgtccaatatggttttctcagctgggtactcgtccaaatatatctccgtattgtacagaacaatgttaaataacctagtAGTATCGTATCTTAACTCATTAAACTAAATGGAATTATGTCGCATTGTATTGCTTTGCAATGTAAACACATTGCattgtattatattgtattgtacTGTATTGCATTGtgcattattttgcttttttgttgggtttaacgccgcagtgacataattataggtcatatggcgactttccagctttgatggtgcaggaagaccccaggtgcccctccgtgcatcatttcatcacgagcgggtacctgggtagaaccaacgacattttataaatagctggatggcttcctcacatgaagaattaaacgccccgagtgaggctcgaacccacatcggtgaggggcaagtgatttgaagtcagcgaccttaagcaTACGTCCACGGATGCATTATTTTGTTTCGTATTGTTGTGATTACTAGtatattaaaagaagaagaaCCTAGCCTGTAAAATAGGTCTTTAACTCTATCTTTGTGatgcatataatttctgtatttttactatttttaagaGCTATTGCTAACAACGCGCCTGCTAGTCATAATCGTTAACGATTGCTATGCAGTAcaacatagacatagacataaACATAGACATAAACATaaacatagacatagacatagaaGAGGGTCGAGAAGACCATGTATCACTTACATGACTAGTTCTTATCCCAAATTTGACCGAGATATCaccaaaacaaatattctgaccattgtttgaatacaaacaaaattttttgtttgttgttttttgttttgttttaaaaatttaaccatGTGATCTGGTTTCTTACCTCATTTCATCTAGTTACTAACCTAACCAAgcttttatcaagacaaacaagatttcatgaagatcgagtATAAAATGTAGCCTTTAGTATGTCCAATGAttttatctagtgacctagttattgacctcAGTAATCTACCCAGTTTTTAAAAGTTGAATGATCcagttttatatttcagattttattactaCAACAAAAAATCAGAATAGGTTTCATGAAGATGTGGCATCTGGAGTAAAGGTTTTTCTaagatttaacctagtgacccagttttagACTAAAAATGACCAGCTACAGAAAATGTCATAGTTTATACCGACAactattctgaccatgtttcgagatgatcaggtagaaaatgttacCTCTTGGGTGTTTGCGAagtgtttcaataatttgaccatgtgacctagtgtTTTACCTCTAAAAACCCAGTTTCTCACTTGACAAAGATTTCATACagacacacattctgacaaagttttaaaaagaGTAGATAGAAAATATGGTTTCTATTATatagtttttttctattatttgacggAATGGCCTACGTTTTGACCTCAGGAAACATAGTTTCTTCCTAGATTTAAACTAGCTTAACTCAGTGACCTAATTTCTAAATACACAAACCAATTTCAAAACCATTTCATAGagactaatattctgacaaaagttttatgaagatcaagaagaaaatatatgtatTGAGAAAGTGATCTattatatgacctagtgacctaatttattttaccccagataacccagtAACAAACTTATCAAAACTTCATTAAAGGTAACTATTCTGACGAAAACTGTGaccgctagagtgttaacaaagacATACAGCACACGACGACTGACAAGGTAGCTCTTATTATTGAGCACTTTTGTGCTTAGGTGACCTTAAATGATATTTGTACATTAACTATCAAAAATGATATCTTCCAAAGTGCTTGTTTCAGATGAAATTAAGTTTCACCTCAAAATATTAAACTTGTACTTTTAACACTCCGAAAATTGATTATTAGAggtaacattaatactaagataTCTTACTTTCTGTTAAAGGTCGCATGAGAAATGGGAAGTGTGGGGATCTTTCTCCTTTCGTTCATTACGAACATGTTGTTACAAGTGTTGAATACCAAGAGAAATCAGACGATTTTGTCGTGTGGGTTAGAGACCTTCctggaaacaaacatttcaaagaatGTTTCTCACATGTGATCGTCGCGACTGGTACCTTTAGTTACCCAAACATGCCAGATTTCCCTGGAATAGAAACATTTCAAGACCGGATTCTGCATTCTCATGAATTCAAGGAGGCAAAAGAATTCAAGAATCAGACCGTTTTAATTATTGGTGGCAGGTCTTCGGCCAGTGAGATCGCTCTTCAACTGATCAAGTACGACGCAAAACACGTAATTTGCAGTTACAGGAACGAACCGATGAATCTAATGAATCTAAAATGGCCAAAAGGAATAGAAGAAAAGCCAATAGTCGAAGAAGTCAAAGATCACACAGTCGTCTTTAAAGACGAAACAGAGCACTACTTTGACACGTTTATATACTGCACGGGATATCGATATAATTATCCCTTCCTAAAAGGAGACCTTCATTTCGACATGCAAGGAAAATCTGATCTTTTCCCAGATAATATGTACAAAGGCACTACTTGGATAAATGGAGGCATATGTTTCATATGACAATTTATGAAGTCTATTTCAACTTTGGTATAATGGATGCCCAAGCTATATGGATAATCAGGTACATCCTGGGACAACTCGCCGGAGAACCAGCATCCAGGGAAGCGATGGAAGAAAACGTTAGAGAATGGCAGAAAAAGGTGAAGGCCATCAAAGAGCGCCTTGATATTCTGAAATTTCAAAGGGATTTTTACCACCATATCGCTAATGACGTGGCTGAGGAGTATCCGACAGAATGTATTGATAAAGCGTATGCAATCCTCTCAAAGAATTTTGAAGAACGAGTAAAGGATGTTTGCGCATACAAAGATATTTGTTATCCGGCAATGGGTACTGGTAAAGTCCCGCCTGTCCATCATACTCCCTGGATTAAATGTATGGATGAGAGCGTCGACAGTTATCTTTAAGGTTCTTCAGCGATTTTATCTTGTACTTGTACAAGGACATGTATTGCTACACCTGTATATTGGTTAAGATAAGCTATGCAATTAAGCAAAGAGAATTTCAATATTACTTTCTTATTAAATAAAACTACCAGCCTaatctttattttgtataatCATTTAGAAAGTTTGGGTAGACGTCCAACAGCTTAATAGAAAAGAGCCAGTGATACCAGAAAATGTGATACAAGTTAACACTAAacagataataaaatctgtaagatccttttgaagcatagaacgcaaccaagcaaaataatagcagacttgattTTTATTGAGTCGGTTAATGAGAGGTAACATCGCTCACACACAACCACTCCACCTAGCACCGGCCTAGGCGAAATTCTGTGATAAACTTTAAGCACAGAAAGAGGGGATACTGAAGTACAGATAGAGACAAATTTGTACAGATTTTTCTCACATATGTCCTTAAACAAATGCGTACACCGTGGTTTAGTGGTTAACACATCTGCTTCGGAAACGGGAGGCCGAAGGTCCGAATCCCGTGTGAACCGTTCCGATGTGACTGGTTGTTGAGCCGCCaactagttaaataatggttactaATTGCCTTCCTGGCTGCTGCTTGGCTTTAATGGATACATTCTAGGAATATCATATGTGTCTCGTACGTTTAAATGACCAGGGCGAAAATATAAAAAGCATCGCTAAATACGTAAGGTAGAGGTACTTCTTTATATAATGTACGCATTGTATGTAAAAGTTTTTTCTACAGCTTTCTTTGTCTCTGCAGGATTCAAAGATTACTAGTATTCTAAAAAAGGAATTCTCATTTCGGATATTAAGCACAgttttaaaagataataatagTCCATTAAGtttaacttttatttcaaattggcAAAAAGGTTATTAATTATTCTACAGTATGAAGTTACAAGATGTAAAGAGAGTAACATTCGACTAATTGCAAGACATTCAGTTTGCAAAATCGTAGCAAAATCTTATGTATATACGCAATGCTAtacataattacatttttttcaagccataaagggaggtaattataaaCAACGgattcaaaaataatttctactatGATAATTAAAGATAAAAACCTTTAATAACTATTTGAGAAAACAATTACCTAAAAAGGATCTAACAAGAAATTGATATATTCCATGTTCACAGCAAAATGTTTCATTCACATTATAAATAAAGACATTATGAGCCCATGTGCATTCgtgaaagttttcaaaatatttgcacatGTTTATACAATGACGTAAAAAGTGCATCTTCTTCAATCTCTCC of the Mercenaria mercenaria strain notata unplaced genomic scaffold, MADL_Memer_1 contig_4286, whole genome shotgun sequence genome contains:
- the LOC128553763 gene encoding senecionine N-oxygenase-like, whose translation is MSKQKPRLCIVGVGPSGISALYQIKLRAANEIDVECYEKQKTWGGQWNFNWRTGTDEYGEHIPGSMYRNMWSIAPKEAAEYEDYTFEEHFGKLLPSYLPREFFRRYIDELLLTTRLLVIIVNDCYAVQHRHRHKHRHKHKHRHRHRRGSRRPCRMRNGKCGDLSPFVHYEHVVTSVEYQEKSDDFVVWVRDLPGNKHFKECFSHVIVATGTFSYPNMPDFPGIETFQDRILHSHEFKEAKEFKNQTVLIIGGRSSASEIALQLIKYDAKHVICSYRNEPMNLMNLKWPKGIEEKPIVEEVKDHTVVFKDETEHYFDTFIYCTGYRYNYPFLKGDLHFDMQGKSDLFPDNMYKGTTWINGGICFI